The following is a genomic window from Butyricimonas faecihominis.
TCACCCGTCAGAATGACAACATCAACACTGTCATCCTCTCCAATAGCCGTGAAGGCAGCATCCAATTCTTTCAAAATCGTCGAATTCAAAGCATTCAACGCCTCCGGGTTATTAATTTTAACCGTGCAAATATTATCCTGTTTCTCGACAATTAGTTTCGTATACGCCATAACTTTTCTATTTTGATTCATTTTGATAACACCTCTTGTTTCTGTATCTTTGTAGGCAAAAATAACCTTTAATCAAGAATAAACCAATCTTTTTGATATGAGTTTTTCAGACATTAATATACAAGAACTTGCAAGTGCATTCATGGTCCTGTTTGCAGTAATTGACATCACGGGAGCCGTGCCTATCATTAATGATATTCAAAATAAAGGACACACAATTAGTGCCATAAAAGCCGCTTTGGCATCATATATTCTTCTCGTGGCATTCCTCTTCGTCGGGGATGGCCTGCTCAACTTGTTCAGCGTGGACATTTCCTCGTTTGCCGTGGCCGGTTCTCTCGTGATCTTCGTGCTGGCAGTAGAAATGATCTTCGGAATCCCTATTTTCAAAAATGACGGTCCGTCAGGAACGGCATCCATCGTACCGTTAGTATTTCCCTTGATCGTGGGAGCCGGAACATTAACCACCTTGTTAGCTTTACGGGCGGAATATCACATCATCAACATTATTATCGCCTTGACGCTAAACATTATTGTCGTCTATTTCGTACTGAAAAATGTATCGCTGGTCGAAAAGGTATTCGGGAAAGGTGGGGTTTATATATTACGTAAATTCTTGGGTATCATTCTCCTTGCCATTTCCGTTAAACTCTTTACCAGCAACCTCACATCACTGATTGATATTTTTAAATAAAGAGGCCCAAAGCCTCTTTATTTGTTTCAAGTTACAAGTTGAGCTATACTCTGTAAGTTACAAGTTAAATCAAATAACCTGTAACCCATAAACCTGCAACTTGTAACAATCGCTATCGGCAATAGCGATTAATGTAAGCATTCACACTCGTCACTCCCAACGATTTAGCTTTTCGCCAATCGGCACACGCCTCCTTGCGTTTCCCGGTACTGAAATAAGCAATTCCCCGGTTCGCGTAAATAGCACCGTTGTCCTTGTTCAGCTTGAGAGAATAGGTATAGTCCGGTATCGCCTT
Proteins encoded in this region:
- a CDS encoding MarC family protein, whose amino-acid sequence is MSFSDINIQELASAFMVLFAVIDITGAVPIINDIQNKGHTISAIKAALASYILLVAFLFVGDGLLNLFSVDISSFAVAGSLVIFVLAVEMIFGIPIFKNDGPSGTASIVPLVFPLIVGAGTLTTLLALRAEYHIINIIIALTLNIIVVYFVLKNVSLVEKVFGKGGVYILRKFLGIILLAISVKLFTSNLTSLIDIFK